The Pseudomonas extremaustralis genome contains a region encoding:
- a CDS encoding TetR/AcrR family transcriptional regulator, whose translation MSSETKSARQTILDTAQSIVGRKGFSAVGLNEILQAADVPKGSFYHYFSSKDAFGVVLLDTYFDNYVQGMQQLFDQPGVSQPAKLMRYWQCWIDNQTGCTDAGKCLAVKLGAEVSDLSEPMRLALQRGTSRTIELLAVAMARGVADGSLVLQHSPQDLARQLYALWLGASVMGKITRTSTPFDEALRLTRQVLGCPEHTDIHTDRGTGT comes from the coding sequence ATGAGCAGCGAAACTAAAAGTGCACGGCAGACGATTCTGGACACGGCGCAGTCGATTGTGGGCCGTAAAGGATTTTCTGCGGTGGGGTTGAACGAAATACTTCAAGCCGCCGATGTGCCCAAGGGTTCGTTCTATCACTACTTCAGCTCTAAAGACGCGTTTGGCGTGGTCTTGCTCGACACCTACTTCGATAACTATGTGCAGGGCATGCAGCAACTGTTCGACCAGCCGGGCGTGTCCCAGCCCGCCAAGTTGATGCGGTATTGGCAATGCTGGATCGACAATCAGACCGGCTGCACCGATGCGGGCAAATGCCTTGCCGTCAAACTCGGCGCCGAGGTGTCTGACCTTTCAGAACCCATGCGCCTGGCGCTGCAACGCGGCACCTCACGCACCATCGAACTGCTCGCCGTAGCCATGGCGCGCGGCGTTGCCGACGGTTCCCTGGTGCTGCAACACAGCCCACAGGACCTGGCCCGCCAGCTATACGCGTTATGGCTGGGGGCCAGCGTCATGGGCAAGATCACCCGAACCTCAACGCCGTTCGACGAGGCGTTGCGGCTGACCCGACAGGTGTTGGGCTGCCCTGAACACACCGACATTCACACCGACCGAGGCACTGGAACATGA